The following proteins come from a genomic window of Pirellula staleyi DSM 6068:
- a CDS encoding YebC/PmpR family DNA-binding transcriptional regulator, producing the protein MGRNFENRKNAIFKTAAQKSKLYSKYGKQLYVVAKNGVADPDVNPALRSMIEKAKRDQVPAHVIEKAIQKARGVGGEDFVSARYEGFGPGGSLVIVDCLTDNNQRTISEVRNCFTKTGSKMGASGSVVMSFDHLAVLSFKGDNEEQVLEALLGADVNIDEIESKDGHLTIFAPAGEFYKAKTALLEAFPKIELDAQEITFLAQTNKTLSAEDLPMFEKLINMLNDCDDVQDIYHNVDLPISS; encoded by the coding sequence ATGGGACGAAATTTCGAGAATCGCAAGAACGCCATCTTCAAGACGGCAGCTCAGAAATCGAAGCTGTATTCAAAGTACGGCAAGCAGCTGTACGTCGTCGCCAAGAACGGTGTGGCCGATCCCGATGTCAATCCGGCGCTACGGAGCATGATTGAAAAAGCGAAGCGCGATCAGGTTCCCGCGCATGTGATTGAGAAAGCGATTCAGAAGGCGCGCGGCGTGGGTGGCGAAGACTTTGTGTCGGCCCGCTACGAAGGGTTTGGACCGGGTGGTTCGCTCGTGATCGTCGACTGCCTGACCGACAACAATCAGCGCACCATCTCGGAAGTTCGCAACTGCTTCACGAAGACCGGTTCGAAGATGGGCGCGAGCGGCTCCGTCGTCATGTCGTTCGATCACCTCGCCGTCCTCTCGTTCAAAGGGGATAACGAAGAGCAAGTGCTCGAAGCCTTGCTAGGAGCGGATGTCAACATCGACGAGATCGAAAGCAAAGATGGTCACCTGACGATTTTCGCCCCCGCAGGTGAGTTCTATAAAGCCAAGACCGCGCTCCTGGAAGCGTTTCCCAAAATCGAGCTCGATGCCCAGGAAATCACGTTCCTCGCGCAGACCAACAAGACCCTCAGCGCCGAAGACCTGCCGATGTTCGAGAAGCTGATCAATATGCTCAACGACTGCGACGATGTGCAGGACATCTATCACAACGTCGACCTCCCCATCTCGTCGTAG
- a CDS encoding GntR family transcriptional regulator, translating to METNLERSPVYLQLHDRLRTALTAEYQRGDQFLTEREVAQRFEVSRATANKALASLVSEGLLEFRRGIGTFVRRDVIAYDVRSLVSFTEKALAAGKVPATEVLTFRKVAAADVDPAICTLLKLAPDADSGANVLLWHVERKRLADRVPVILEMRYIVERLCPKLTHAQAEGSLYRAWTDKHSLAIGGAEEVIRAVITTTSESRHLNTKPRSPALEVTAVGYLVDQTPLWWERTLYRGDQYEFQSRLGPIQSATPARGQFRS from the coding sequence ATGGAAACCAATCTCGAGCGCAGCCCGGTCTACTTGCAGCTGCACGATCGGCTCCGCACGGCACTGACCGCCGAGTATCAGCGGGGGGATCAGTTTTTGACCGAGCGCGAAGTGGCCCAGCGCTTTGAAGTGAGCCGAGCGACCGCCAACAAGGCACTGGCGAGTTTAGTCTCGGAAGGGCTGCTCGAGTTTCGCCGAGGCATTGGCACCTTCGTACGGCGCGACGTGATTGCCTACGATGTCCGGTCGCTCGTGAGTTTCACCGAGAAGGCGCTCGCGGCGGGGAAAGTTCCGGCCACTGAGGTCCTGACCTTTCGCAAAGTCGCGGCTGCTGATGTCGACCCAGCGATCTGCACGCTCCTGAAGCTCGCGCCCGACGCGGATTCCGGCGCGAACGTGCTGCTGTGGCATGTGGAGCGTAAACGACTCGCCGACCGGGTTCCCGTAATTCTCGAAATGCGCTACATCGTCGAGCGGCTTTGCCCCAAGCTGACCCACGCTCAGGCGGAAGGTTCGCTCTACCGTGCATGGACCGATAAACACAGCCTGGCGATTGGTGGTGCCGAAGAAGTGATTCGCGCTGTCATCACGACAACGTCGGAATCGCGTCATTTGAATACCAAACCCCGCTCCCCAGCGCTCGAAGTCACTGCGGTGGGTTATCTCGTCGACCAGACGCCGCTTTGGTGGGAACGGACCCTCTATCGCGGCGATCAGTACGAGTTTCAAAGTCGACTCGGTCCGATTCAGTCAGCCACTCCCGCGCGGGGCCAATTTCGGAGCTAA